Sequence from the [Clostridium] scindens genome:
TCGCCTCATATTGGTCTCCCAGAAGATTGGCAAAACTTGGCAGATGCCCTGTGGCAGCATCGGATGTGATTACCGGATAACTGAGCATCAGTCCTGCGGGCCGAAGCGTCTCCGGCGCCACTTTCAGCATCTTTCCGAGCCACTTCTGATGCCAGAATACGCCCAGGCTTGCAGCCAGATGGCCTCCTGCGGAGGCTCCGTGCAGGATGATCTTATCCGTATCCACCTGCCAGTCTTGGGCATGCTCATGGATTAGCTTCATGGCCATTCCCAGTTCCAGAAGCGCTGCCGGGTATCTGGACGGCACCACGGAATATCGAAGCACGCAGGCATGATATCCCTGGTTCATAAAATGGACAGCCAGAGGCTCCCCCTCCCGGTAACTCAACTTTTCATATCCGCCGCCGGGGCAGATGATCACCATAGGCCTTCTGGCAATCCGGATCTTGTCGGCAGGCGTATCCAGTATATAGGTTTCTAGTCTTGCATAAGGCTGCGAACATTCTGTCCGAACCGGAATTTCCATATATCT
This genomic interval carries:
- a CDS encoding alpha/beta hydrolase, encoding MRYMEIPVRTECSQPYARLETYILDTPADKIRIARRPMVIICPGGGYEKLSYREGEPLAVHFMNQGYHACVLRYSVVPSRYPAALLELGMAMKLIHEHAQDWQVDTDKIILHGASAGGHLAASLGVFWHQKWLGKMLKVAPETLRPAGLMLSYPVITSDAATGHLPSFANLLGDQYEAMLEEMSLEKQVTAETPPCFLWHTAADDTVPVENSLLMAMALRKAGVPVELHVFPDGEHGLSLASKLVERADGSGVQEECQQWIGLADAWLGRLCKGAQ